DNA sequence from the Sphingomonas bisphenolicum genome:
CACAGAACGTCGGCAATCAAGAATTACAGCACACGCGACGACTGGCAATTTCTGGTCGTTTTCAGACGACCCGCGATCCAACCGGCCTCACCCGACCCGCTTGAAAATCCAGCCGATGCTCGATCCGCCGGGCAGCGCTTCGCTGGTCACGACCAGTTGTTTGGTCGGATGGGGGCGGCCGTCGCCGTCGACCCACAGGCTGTCCTCGATGCTCAGCACGCCCGCGCCGGTACGATATTGCCAGAGTGCGCCCAGATCGATGCGCAGCAGTGCGCCCTGGCTGTCCGCCGTCAGCGTCGGCTCGACGCCCGGCGCGAGGTGGAAGCGCAGTTGTACCGGCTGTTTCGCGGGCTTGCGCCGCCGCTGCGCCGGGGTCAGCATATCCTCGCCGCGGATCTCCTTGCCGTCGCCGCTCATCATCAGCAGGCGGCGGTGGACATAGCCCAGCCGTCGGACATAGCCGTCATGCGACAGGTCCAGCCGGCTGCCATTGTCCAGCTCCTGCCGGTTCAGCTCGACCTCGGTCACGCCCTTGCCCAGCGTCCCGTCGGGCAGCAGCGCGGTCGAATTATTGTCGTTGAGGATCAGCGTGCTGTGCGCCGCGGTGGTACGCAGTCCCTGGGCCAGGTCGGACGGTATCCACGCCCCTTCCAGCGCTGCGCCGCCGCAATTGACCACCAGCCGCAGAGGGCCGTCGCTGATCTCGATCGCGCCGGTCGATGCGCAGCCCGCCTCGGCGAGGCGCGCGACCGGGGGCGGGGCAGCGTCGATCTGCAGCACGGTCGATCCCGCTGCGATCCGTTGATAGCCCCAGTCGCGCGCCTGGCGCAGCGGTCGGGCGCGCACCTGGCTCGCCGCGACCACGGCGGACACCAGGTCGGGGTCGATCGCGCCGGAACCCTGCCAGTTGCCCAGGCCACCATCGCCATGGGCGAGGCCCAGCAGCGCCGGGACCGCGCGGTTCAATCCTTCGGTCAGGCAGGCCGGGGGGGCTTCACGCCGCACGTCATAGACGGCGCGCAGCATGGATAGCAGCATCACCGCTTCCAGTTGCGCCAGCGGGGAGCGCGACACGATGCCGCCGTCAGGGTGGAAGCCGCTGTCGATCGCGCGCTTCAGGCCGGCTTCGCCGAACAGCTTGCGTGCCGCCCCGCCGGGGATCAGCAGCGCGGCGGCGACGATGCCGCACCAGGCGACCAGCCGGGGCAGGCCCATCGGCGCCTTGTCGGCGCTGCGGTCGAGGTGGCGCGCGGTGCGGGCGATGCAGTTCAGCACCAGCGAGCGATAGACGAGGTCGCTGGACGAAAGGATCAGCGGCGCGTGGGCGGTCCAGAAGAGCAGCCGCCAGCCGGCATTGTCCGCGCGCCAGGCCGGTTCGCTGGGCGTTTCGTGATGGGCCGCCAGCCATTTGCGCATGATGTTTTCGGCGATCGGCGCACCCTGTTCGCGGGTCGCGCTGCTGGCAAGGTCGCGCAGCCAGCGGAAGCCGTGGAGATAGTCGGCAAAGGCCGGGCCGACCGACAATTTGGCGAAATCGAGCGTATCGACCGGCAGCTTGTGGCCGCGGAACAGGAAATAACCCGCCCGCATCGCCGCGCCCGCCCGGCCGTCGCCGGGGATGGCGTCGTCGGGCACCGCCAGCAGCTTCAGCGGATATTTGCCGCGCAGCTTGCGGCCGTGGATCGGCGTCTTCCAGCTGAGTAGATAGAATTGATTGGCGATCTTCTGGGCCAATGACAGCCCCTTGTCATCCGCGACGCGGATGAGACGCTTGCCTTGCTCTATGCCATCGTCGCCGGCTTCCGGTGCAGCGTCGGGGGTGGAGCGGCTGGCGATGCGCCGATAGTCGTTCACCCGCCCCGCAGCTTCCTGATATTGTCGGCATAGGCGGAGGGGCCGCCACGGAAGGTGGCGGTGCCGGCCACCAGAACGTCCGCGCCCGCGTCGATCGCCTTGGGCGCGGTGGTGAAATCGATGCCGCCGTCGACCTGCAGATGGATATCGCGGCCCGACTTGTCGATCATCTTGCGGATCGCCTCGATCTTGCGCAGCTGGTTTTCGATGAAGCTCTGCCCGCCGAAACCGGGGTTGACGCTCATCACCAGGATCAGATCGACGTCATCGATCAGATAGTCGAGCATCTTGGCCGGGGTGCCGGGGTTCAGCACCACGCCCGCCTTCACGCCCAGCGACCTGATATGCTGGACGGTACGGTGGATGTGCGGCCCGGCTTCGGGATGGACGGTGATGATGTCGGACCCGGCGGCGGCGAAGGCTTCGAGATACTGGTCGACCGGAGAGATCATCAGATGGACGTCGAAGACCTTCGTCGTGTGCGGGCGCAGCGCCTTCACCACGTTCGGGCCAATGGTGATATTGGGGACGAAATGCCCGTCCATGACGTCGATATGCACCCAGTCGCAGCCCGCTTCGTCGATGGCGCGGACCTCCTCGCCCAGGCGGGCGAAGTCGGCGGAGAGGATGGAGGGCGAGATGAGAATGGAACGGGTCATTAACCGTTCGCCTTAATCGCCACCGCAGGCGAGGGCAACGGACATTTGCAGGCGATTCGCGATTGTTTCCGGCAGGCATCCGCTGCCCGTCAGAGCATCACGAAAATCGTGGGGTCCAGCCGTTGGGATGCGGGCGCGCCGCGGGGCAGCAACTGCTTGACGCCATGCAGTCCGACCACGATCCCGTCATCGTCCAGCACCGGCGCGGCGATCAGTCGCATGGCGCATTGGCCCGCGCCGTCGAT
Encoded proteins:
- the rpe gene encoding ribulose-phosphate 3-epimerase gives rise to the protein MTRSILISPSILSADFARLGEEVRAIDEAGCDWVHIDVMDGHFVPNITIGPNVVKALRPHTTKVFDVHLMISPVDQYLEAFAAAGSDIITVHPEAGPHIHRTVQHIRSLGVKAGVVLNPGTPAKMLDYLIDDVDLILVMSVNPGFGGQSFIENQLRKIEAIRKMIDKSGRDIHLQVDGGIDFTTAPKAIDAGADVLVAGTATFRGGPSAYADNIRKLRGG
- a CDS encoding heparinase II/III family protein; this translates as MNDYRRIASRSTPDAAPEAGDDGIEQGKRLIRVADDKGLSLAQKIANQFYLLSWKTPIHGRKLRGKYPLKLLAVPDDAIPGDGRAGAAMRAGYFLFRGHKLPVDTLDFAKLSVGPAFADYLHGFRWLRDLASSATREQGAPIAENIMRKWLAAHHETPSEPAWRADNAGWRLLFWTAHAPLILSSSDLVYRSLVLNCIARTARHLDRSADKAPMGLPRLVAWCGIVAAALLIPGGAARKLFGEAGLKRAIDSGFHPDGGIVSRSPLAQLEAVMLLSMLRAVYDVRREAPPACLTEGLNRAVPALLGLAHGDGGLGNWQGSGAIDPDLVSAVVAASQVRARPLRQARDWGYQRIAAGSTVLQIDAAPPPVARLAEAGCASTGAIEISDGPLRLVVNCGGAALEGAWIPSDLAQGLRTTAAHSTLILNDNNSTALLPDGTLGKGVTEVELNRQELDNGSRLDLSHDGYVRRLGYVHRRLLMMSGDGKEIRGEDMLTPAQRRRKPAKQPVQLRFHLAPGVEPTLTADSQGALLRIDLGALWQYRTGAGVLSIEDSLWVDGDGRPHPTKQLVVTSEALPGGSSIGWIFKRVG